In one window of Candidatus Kryptonium sp. DNA:
- a CDS encoding PglZ domain-containing protein yields the protein MKEKKGHILWIDDEIELLRSHILFLEQKGYEVSVATNGDDAVEFLREKGKDIDLILLDEIMPGKGGLQTLSEIKDLFPGIPVVMVTKNEEESLMEEAIGYKISDYLTKPVNPSQILMVCKKFIEAKKIASEKLTIEYLQGFRSIENALMTELDYQDWIEIYLRLIKWDIELDEHPELGLRESLFEQRRRCNIEFGKYIEQNYPEWIASENRPVLSVDIVERYIIPEIEDGKNVVLFVVDCMRLDQWFVIEKELHDYFIVERDYYYSILPTATPYARNAIFSGLFPIDIEKRFPELWEGNNDEEKSRNKYEREFLEDLLKRNRVNLKSKIKYFKIIDPDFGVGVEQNITSYAQGQLTAIVVNFVDMLAHSRSNSTVIKELSFDESAYRSVTHAWFVHSSFYRMLKTLSKMKNVVVFVTTDHGSIRALRGSKVFADKEAATNLRYKYGRNLRCDEKEAIFIEKPETYKLPKRGVAINYIIAKEDYYFVYPTDYHHYLSLYKDTFQHGGVSLEEMIIPIVKLIPKI from the coding sequence GTGAAAGAGAAAAAAGGACACATACTTTGGATAGATGATGAAATAGAACTCTTAAGATCTCACATATTATTTCTTGAGCAAAAAGGATATGAGGTTTCAGTAGCCACAAATGGAGATGATGCGGTTGAATTTTTAAGAGAAAAAGGTAAGGATATTGATCTTATATTACTTGATGAGATAATGCCTGGGAAAGGTGGTCTTCAAACTTTATCTGAAATTAAAGATCTATTTCCTGGAATCCCTGTTGTTATGGTGACAAAAAATGAAGAAGAAAGTTTAATGGAAGAAGCGATTGGATATAAAATAAGTGATTATCTTACCAAGCCGGTTAATCCGAGCCAGATTTTGATGGTTTGTAAGAAATTTATTGAAGCGAAAAAAATCGCAAGTGAAAAGCTGACAATTGAATATCTTCAAGGATTTCGCTCCATTGAAAATGCTTTGATGACGGAGTTAGATTATCAAGATTGGATTGAAATTTATCTTCGTTTAATAAAATGGGATATTGAACTTGATGAACATCCAGAGTTGGGATTAAGAGAATCGCTCTTTGAACAAAGAAGACGATGCAATATTGAATTTGGAAAATATATTGAACAAAACTATCCCGAGTGGATTGCGTCGGAGAATAGACCTGTTTTATCTGTTGATATAGTTGAAAGATATATTATTCCAGAGATTGAAGATGGGAAGAATGTTGTTTTATTTGTTGTTGATTGCATGCGTCTTGATCAATGGTTTGTGATTGAAAAAGAATTACATGATTATTTCATCGTTGAAAGAGATTATTATTATTCAATTCTACCAACTGCGACTCCATATGCAAGAAACGCAATTTTCAGTGGCCTCTTTCCGATAGATATAGAGAAAAGATTTCCAGAATTATGGGAAGGGAACAACGATGAGGAAAAAAGCAGGAACAAATACGAAAGAGAATTTTTGGAGGATTTGCTAAAGCGAAACAGAGTCAATTTGAAATCAAAGATAAAATACTTCAAGATAATTGATCCAGATTTTGGAGTAGGGGTTGAGCAAAATATAACCTCTTACGCTCAAGGGCAATTAACTGCAATAGTTGTAAATTTTGTTGATATGCTTGCTCATAGCCGTAGCAATTCAACAGTTATCAAAGAGCTATCTTTTGATGAATCTGCATATAGAAGCGTAACTCATGCTTGGTTCGTTCATTCTTCATTTTACAGAATGCTTAAAACGCTTTCAAAAATGAAAAATGTTGTCGTTTTTGTCACCACCGATCACGGTAGCATAAGAGCTCTTCGCGGTTCAAAAGTTTTTGCGGATAAGGAAGCAGCAACAAATTTGAGATATAAATATGGAAGGAATCTAAGATGTGATGAGAAGGAAGCAATTTTCATAGAAAAGCCCGAAACATACAAATTGCCCAAACGAGGTGTGGCGATAAATTATATAATTGCAAAGGAAGATTATTATTTTGTATATCCAACTGATTATCACCATTACTTAAGTTTATATAAAGATACATTTCAACACGGCGGTGTTTCTCTTGAAGAGATGATCATACCGATTGTCAAACTCATTCCGAAAATTTAA
- the tsaE gene encoding tRNA (adenosine(37)-N6)-threonylcarbamoyltransferase complex ATPase subunit type 1 TsaE yields MTGKFLTVSEEETIKLGREFAKSLKAGDVVALYGELGVGKTKFVQGVCLGLNVKETVNSPTFIIMNKYEGDLTIYHFDFYRVDSIEEIIEIGFDEFIYNDAISFIEWAEKVEEILPRKRYDIFITFGEMENERKIEIVKK; encoded by the coding sequence ATGACAGGGAAATTTTTGACAGTAAGCGAGGAAGAAACAATTAAACTTGGAAGGGAATTTGCTAAATCGTTAAAAGCAGGTGATGTCGTTGCTTTGTATGGTGAGCTTGGGGTAGGGAAAACTAAGTTTGTGCAAGGTGTTTGTCTCGGTCTTAATGTAAAGGAAACCGTTAACAGCCCAACATTTATTATAATGAACAAATATGAAGGTGATTTAACAATATATCATTTTGATTTTTACAGGGTCGATTCAATAGAAGAAATAATTGAAATAGGATTTGACGAGTTTATCTACAATGATGCTATTTCCTTTATAGAATGGGCAGAAAAGGTAGAGGAAATTTTACCAAGGAAAAGATATGATATTTTTATAACCTTCGGAGAAATGGAAAATGAAAGAAAAATAGAAATAGTTAAAAAATGA
- the tsaB gene encoding tRNA (adenosine(37)-N6)-threonylcarbamoyltransferase complex dimerization subunit type 1 TsaB: MILAIETSTSFGSVAITEEGKTKSLSIINIKNLHAEKIVFLIDQVLKNINHRIDKIKAIAISIGPGSFTGLRVGLSVAKGLCYSSGKPLIAVPTLDALALKSLEICKILKRYFIKDEIYVCPILNAKQNDFYYSFYKFSESELERIDDYSVGDIESINQKIYNTTLFLGDGVDIVREKINNQKAIILSDEFSYPDASYVGKIAERKYLNKEFTDIVSIEPIYVKEFSIKTK, translated from the coding sequence ATGATATTGGCTATTGAAACATCTACAAGTTTCGGCTCTGTAGCCATAACTGAAGAAGGAAAGACAAAATCTTTAAGTATAATTAACATTAAAAATCTTCACGCAGAAAAAATAGTTTTTTTGATAGATCAAGTTCTAAAAAATATAAACCATAGGATTGATAAAATTAAAGCAATCGCTATTTCCATTGGACCTGGTTCCTTTACTGGTTTGAGAGTAGGGCTAAGCGTAGCAAAAGGTTTATGTTATTCTTCAGGTAAACCATTGATAGCAGTTCCAACGCTTGATGCACTTGCTTTGAAATCGCTTGAGATATGTAAAATTCTTAAAAGATATTTCATAAAAGATGAAATTTATGTATGCCCAATTTTAAACGCTAAACAAAATGATTTTTATTACAGTTTTTATAAATTTAGTGAAAGTGAACTTGAGAGAATAGACGATTACTCGGTTGGAGATATTGAGTCTATTAATCAAAAGATATATAATACCACATTATTTCTCGGAGATGGAGTTGACATCGTAAGGGAAAAAATAAATAATCAAAAGGCAATCATTCTAAGTGATGAGTTTAGTTATCCTGATGCCTCATATGTTGGAAAAATCGCTGAGAGAAAGTATTTAAATAAAGAATTCACCGATATAGTTTCAATTGAGCCAATATATGTAAAAGAATTTTCAATCAAAACAAAGTAA
- the accD gene encoding acetyl-CoA carboxylase, carboxyltransferase subunit beta, with product MSWFKRLTKNISGEKKELPEGLWTKCEQCGEIIHKSQLELNLWTCHKCNYHFRISSYDYINILIDSGTFKEFDKKIRSVDVLNFTDTKPYSERLKEAMKKTGLNEAIVTGTGKINGIPVVIAVMDFRFIGGSMGSVVGEKVARAIEKSLKTKHPLIIVSSSGGARMMEGALSLMQLAKTSAMLTKLSSAGIPYISVLTDPTTGGVTASYAMLGDINIAEPGALIGFAGPRVIKQATGKDLPEGFQKAEFLLEHGFIDLIAHRKELKGKISQILRLLLEK from the coding sequence ATGTCTTGGTTTAAAAGATTAACCAAAAACATTTCCGGTGAGAAAAAGGAATTACCCGAAGGATTATGGACTAAATGTGAACAATGCGGTGAAATAATTCACAAATCACAGCTTGAGTTAAACCTATGGACTTGCCATAAATGTAACTATCATTTCAGAATTTCAAGCTATGATTATATCAACATACTCATTGATAGCGGGACATTTAAGGAATTTGATAAAAAAATACGTTCTGTTGATGTTTTAAATTTCACCGATACAAAACCATACAGTGAGCGTCTAAAAGAAGCAATGAAAAAAACAGGTCTTAATGAGGCAATTGTCACTGGAACAGGGAAAATAAATGGTATTCCAGTCGTAATTGCTGTTATGGATTTCAGATTCATAGGTGGGAGTATGGGATCGGTAGTTGGAGAAAAAGTTGCCAGAGCAATTGAGAAATCGCTCAAAACTAAGCATCCGCTTATAATAGTTTCTTCAAGTGGCGGTGCAAGAATGATGGAAGGTGCACTTTCACTAATGCAATTGGCAAAAACTTCAGCAATGCTTACTAAATTATCTTCAGCTGGAATTCCATATATATCTGTCTTAACAGATCCAACAACAGGCGGAGTTACGGCAAGCTATGCTATGCTTGGAGATATAAATATAGCTGAACCTGGTGCTTTAATTGGTTTTGCTGGTCCGAGAGTTATTAAACAAGCTACAGGAAAGGATTTACCAGAGGGCTTTCAAAAGGCTGAATTTTTACTTGAGCATGGTTTTATTGATTTAATCGCGCATAGGAAGGAGTTAAAGGGTAAGATATCTCAAATTTTAAGGTTGTTGCTTGAGAAATAA
- a CDS encoding SDR family oxidoreductase, with the protein MARVVITGGAGFIGSHLCDRFIAEGDEVICLDNLITGNLDNIAHLFGHPKFKFIKYDVTEFLYVPGEVDYILHFASPASPMDYVKYPIQTLKVGALGTHKALGLAKAKGARFLLASTSEVYGDPLVHPQSEEYWGNVNPIGIRGVYDEAKRFAEAMTMAYHRYHGLDTRIVRIFNTYGPRMRTDDGRAIPAFMTQALKGEDITVFGDGKQTRSICYIDDLVDGIFKLLMSNYVYPINLGNPDEVTILDLAMEIKELAKSKSQIVFKPLPPDDPKVRKPDITKAKEILGWEPKISRKEGLTKTLEYFKHKLGIAN; encoded by the coding sequence TTGGCAAGAGTAGTGATAACTGGAGGCGCTGGATTTATAGGTTCTCATCTATGTGACAGATTCATTGCGGAGGGTGATGAAGTTATTTGCCTTGATAATTTAATTACAGGAAACTTGGATAATATAGCTCACCTTTTCGGTCACCCAAAATTTAAATTTATAAAGTATGATGTCACTGAATTTTTATATGTCCCTGGTGAAGTTGATTATATTTTACATTTTGCGTCACCTGCAAGTCCAATGGATTATGTTAAGTATCCAATTCAAACTTTAAAGGTTGGAGCTCTTGGAACACATAAAGCTCTTGGACTTGCAAAAGCTAAAGGCGCAAGATTTTTGCTTGCTTCAACCAGTGAAGTTTACGGTGATCCGCTCGTTCATCCGCAAAGTGAGGAATATTGGGGAAATGTTAATCCAATTGGAATTCGCGGGGTATACGATGAAGCAAAAAGATTTGCCGAAGCAATGACGATGGCATATCATAGATACCATGGGCTTGATACGAGAATTGTGAGGATATTTAATACATATGGTCCAAGAATGAGAACTGATGATGGGCGAGCTATACCTGCGTTCATGACCCAAGCATTGAAAGGTGAAGATATAACTGTATTTGGAGACGGAAAGCAAACAAGAAGTATTTGCTATATTGACGATCTCGTTGATGGGATTTTTAAACTTTTAATGTCAAATTATGTTTATCCAATTAATCTTGGAAATCCAGATGAGGTTACAATACTTGATCTCGCAATGGAAATAAAAGAACTTGCTAAAAGTAAAAGTCAAATTGTTTTCAAACCTTTACCGCCAGATGATCCTAAAGTTAGGAAACCTGACATAACAAAAGCGAAAGAAATATTAGGATGGGAACCTAAAATTTCAAGAAAAGAAGGATTGACGAAAACACTTGAATACTTTAAACATAAACTCGGAATAGCAAATTGA